Below is a window of Flavobacterium sp. CFS9 DNA.
ATCAGTAAGTGGTCTTGGAATTCCAATAGAAGATGCACCATAATCCAATTCAACGGTTTTTGTCAGATTACAATAAGTAGCACTCAGGCGGACAATTCCCCACTTAGAGCGGTCAGAAGGCAGCGGAAAAGATTTAGTGACCTGATTATACGTCAAATTATCGTAAACATTCCAGTTTGAGCCATTCTGAATTTCAAGTTTATAGATAAAACTTTGATTTCCTGAAAAACGAGGTGTGAGATAAGGGTTAACATGAGCCTGACTAGCAGCAACAGCCAGTAAACCATTAGGAAGCGAAGCACTGCTAATACCTGAACATATATTTCCGGGAATAGTATAGACAAGGTCAACGCTATTGATGACTCCTTTGTCAAAAATAATATCATCGGCCTTCAGGGTTACATTAGGTGCCAGATTTACTATGGTTGGAGGCGAAATAAGGGTACCGCAATTATCCATGGCTCTAACTTTGTAAGATCCGCTGGGCATATTTTTTAGCGACGAAAAGCCCCCCGACGTTTGTATACTTTGTACGATACTATTGTCGGAAGCATTAAGTAAGTTAATGGTGTATGGAGGGTTACCTTTTTCTATAACAATATTTATTGTGCCTAACGGATTAGGATCAGATGCGCAATAGGTGTAATTTTCGGCATAAAAAGATGTAATACTGGGTGAGCTTGAAGAATAGGTACTGCCTACTTTTATGGTAGTTGCAGTTTTTATAAAAGTATTGTTTTCGTAATAGCCGTAGAAATAATCTCCAGGCTCTAAATGTGTAATAAGAGAAGCCGTAGACGCAATGATATTTGCCGGATCATAAGGAGATTTTGCAACGGCATAAACCAAAGGTGCAGAAACATTTTTAACCGTGATGGTAATAGTACCATCTGCTCTACCGTTACCGGTACAGGACGCATCAGTTGCAACAGCAGAAATTTCTGCCTGAGCAATTGCGGCAAAAGGGAGTAAATAAAATAGCGCAACAAATAATTTTAGTGGCCTCATAGTAGGTGCGTTAATTGTGTTTTTGGAATTTGGGGCAGTTAAGTGTGGAAGGATGACAATTCAGAAGAAAGCACTAAAATTTCTTTTAACTCAATAATGAAATAAGTAGTGCTTTCAAAGCTGAATTGGTAAACGTCATCTTCTATACTTCATCTTAACTTAATGCAAAGGTATTTAGGACAATTGAGACAAGTGGTTCGGATTTAATAATCGGATTGTCAATGATATAACTGGTTGTTTTATGTAACAGTTGATCGGCTAAAAATTCCCGTGTTTTAGATTTTGGGAGGAATAAAAAACAGATATAAGTTAAAGATTACAAAATAATTGATCTACAGATGGTACGTGTGAATTTTTTGGAGGAAGATTGAAATCGTATTCAGAGCATAAGTCCTAAAAGAACATTAAAACCCAAAATAAAAAAAGATTCGTTTTTGAGAAATTAGCTTTAAGAAGTATTAAGTCAATGAATAAGAAGAAAAAAACATTACCCCAATAGGCTGCTTTTGCGAAAAAAAGAAGTAATTTGGTTTAATAAATGGATAGAATGCAAAATCTAATAAAGAGAATAATAGTTTTAGCTATTGCCGTACTTGTTATAGTGCTGGCTTTCAAATATTGTGAATTCAAAAAGGATGACGATTCAACGATTGATTATAATACCAATCTGATTCAGCAGCAAATTTTAAATGTTGGAAAACTGGTCGTTACCGAAGGTCATTTTTCGGAAGTCATTACTTATAAAAACCAGCAGAAGTATTTAATGGACATGGTATCTTTTGAGAAGAAAGCGCTTGTGGTCGTAAATGCAAATGTCACCGTAGCTTACGATTTGCATAAAGTGAAATATGATATCGATGAAAAGAACAAGACGATTACCATTTTAAATATTCCAAAAGAAGAAATCACCATCAACCCTGATATACAGTTTTATGATGTTGAACAAAGTAAATTGAATCCATTTACGGGTGACGATTACAACAAGATCAATAAATCGGTAAAAGCCAATCTGGCTAAAAAAATAGAAAAGTCTACCTTAAAAACAAATGCTCAAAACCGATTGATCAGTGAACTGTCAAAGATTCTAATTCTAACCAATTCAATGGGATGGAAACTGCAATACAACGGAAAAACAATTCAGTCTGAAAAAGAGTTTAGCGAGGATTTGAAGCTTTAGTTTTTTTTTAGAGGTACTAAGAGGCTAAGGTTCTGAGGTTTTAAAACAATTATATTAAATCCGACAGGTTTTAAAAACCTGTCGGATTTTGTGTTTTTATAGTATTTCGAGCGAAGGGAGAAATTACATTCGTAATTCGACAAAGATTGATTACAATTGGGACGGAGTTTCTCTTGTGATTTCTCCTTTCAATCGAAATGACAAGATTGAAAAACCTCAGAACCTTAGTACCTTAGTACCTCTAAAAAAACTTAAACCGCTTCTTTATCAAAAATCAGATCTAAGCCTCCAGAAATCAAATGTGCCACTTCAGGGCGTTTTTCTTTTAATTGATCTAAATGAACGAGAACTTCCTGTAAAAGTTGTTTCTCATTTGAATGTTCTAAAAGCTCGACGATTTCCACAGCCAATAACCAATCATTAGGATGGTTTTCTTTCAGTTTATGAAATATAGCCTTTAATTCAGTTACGGCACCTTTATTTTCTCTGGTCATACGAACAGTTTGATAAAGTACTTCTAAATCATCTCGTTCGGCAGTATGTTGTGCTTTAATAGTAGTTGTTTTTGGAACCGTATTGATCAGGTCAAAACTATTCACATCGGCAGGGCCGGAAAAAGCCGAAACCACTTTTTTACCAATCGCCATATCATAATTACCCCATTCAGGCTGAAACAAAATCGTTTCGCCATGAGTTACGGTGCAATTTCTAAAACTAATTAAAATGATTTCGCCGTGTAAATTTCTTGAACCGGTAATGATTTCACCTTCTACAATAACGTCACCTTCAAATTCTAATCGAACAGTTTCATTTTCTACGATAGAATAGGCTTGTAAATCTTTAGGGCTCATGTCTTCGATTGCTAAATTGAAGCCTTTCAGTTTCCCAATTGGGCTTCCAAATCCATGAGGATGCGTTAGCGTTCCGTGACCAACTAATTCTTTTTCACGGTAGGATAAAGCCGTTTTTCCGGTAGTCTGAATATAGATAGGTTTTCCTTCATCTTCCAGAACATTAGTAAAAACACCTGAAATCTGTAAACCGGTACTCAACTCAATTGTTCCTAAAGCATTAGAGTGAATTAGTTTTTGTATACCCGAAAGGCCTCCCGTTCTCAAAGCCATTTTATTGGCAAATTCTTCTAAAACCAAACTCAAATAGGAAAAATTTGGTGTTACAAAAAGTTGAGGCTGTAACTGTGTAATATCAAAATTTTGATTGGCAGCAGAGATGTTATAAGGGATCTTCTTTACATTCTCCGTCATGCACCAGGCACTCTCTCCAATAGAGGACAGTAAGCCCGCACCATATATTTTCGGATTATCAACCGTGCCGATTAAACCATATTCTACCGTCCACCAATGCAGGTTTCGAATTTGTGCCATTTCAGACAATTCGCCCATATTGTTTTGTAAATCAGCTACGGCTTTTTCGGCTTCGTCAATTTTTTCCTGTGGTGTATCTTCGGCTTCTTTCAAAATAGAAAGCAGTCGAATAGCCTCATACATTTGATAATCTTTATGAGATGAAATCGCTTTACAGCCAATTTCTCCAAAACGTCTTAAGTATTCTGCATATTCCGGATTAGCAATAATAGGAGCATGTCCTGCACCTTCATGAATAATATCCGGTGCCGGAGTATATTCGATATGTTCCAGTTGACGAATATCTGAAGCAATAACCAAAACATTATATGCCTGAAATTCCATAAAGGCATTTGGCGGAATAAATCCGTCCACCGCAACAGCTGCCCAGCCTATTTCAGTCAGAATTCGATTCATTCCGTACATACTTGGAATAGAGTCAATTTCGATTCCGGTTTTTTTCAACCCATCCAGGTACGAATGATGGGCAACTCTTGAAAGATAATCTACATTTTTACGCATTACATAGCGCCAAACAGCTTGATTAATTGGTGTGTAATCACCATAATCCTGAGGTTTAATAAATTGCTTTAAATGTTTAGGCAATCGCTCTAGTAACGGGTTTGTTTCAATATTGGCATTCATTTCGAAAACGTTGTAGATTAGAATGTAAAATTACGGATTTACGGTGCTAATTTTTGCTATTTATAGCATTTTTTTTATCCGAAATGATTTTTAATTGCATTTTTCGTGACTTTTCCCAATAAGAAAAGGAAGCTTATCTTTTAGCAATCATTGTTTTCGTAGTTAACTTTCTCCAGTTTCTTTTCGTATGATTCAATGTCTTTTTTAGACATACTGATTTCTTTTAGTACTACTTTTAATTGTTTTTTAGTGTCGGGACTTATCCATAAACCACTAAAATTGGTTCCTTCCTTCGTTAAAATCATCATGCCGGAAAAGCCATGTTCTACAAGGGCGAACTGATTTTCGTTTTTTGTGTTTTGCGTAATATTCAGCTGAATCCACCCTCCTGATTTGTCATAACGATAGATTGAAGTGTACATGAGGTCGGCTGTACAGGGATTTTCTTCTGCTTTTATATAAAAAGTGACATTTGTCTTTCCATCGATTGTTCCCTTGTATAAAGTATTTTTTGATGATTGTGCTTTTGTAAAATTTAAAAATAAAAGAGAGAACAAAAAAGAGAGTACTATTTTTTTCATGTGTAAACGCAAAAGTAGATTGGTTAGAATAATTTTATGTGGGTTTAAAAGTACTGTATATTTTAGTTAAGGCAAACAGTAAAATCAGCTAAGTATCAATTAAAAAATTAATGATTTTCAGGATTTCTGAAATACTCAATTTTGTAATTGAACATATAAGCCATGTTGGCTGCCCGCATTTTTGCTTCTTCGGTAATAGTTCCTGAGAAAAGTCCGTCGATAGAAGTGTTAAAAATCAGTACCCAACGATCGAAATGGGTTTTATCTACCGGTAATTGTTTGTGTGGAGGAAAAGGACTTCCTGAATAGGCACGCACATCAAATAAAATAGTTTGCCAAAAACCGTACATTTTTTCTAAATGCTCCGACCATCGATCCTGTAATTTAGCATTGAAAATCGGTCCCAGTAAATTGTCTTTTCGCACTTTACCATAAAAGGTATCGACCATTAATTTTATATCTTCTATGTTTGAAATGTCTTTAAGCGTTGCCATGTTTTTTACTATAAATGAAAGACAAAAGTACGATTAACTCAGTTGTGATCGATGATATTTGTCATTTTCAGTCAATTTATCTTTTTCTGCCGGAAAGGTTGTTCTTATGAAATTTCTATTCCTAAATTCTAATAATTTTTGCTATGAATTGCAGGAGGGTTTTCTCAAATTGGCCGAACACATCTTTTTTTAAAATATTGTTTTACTTTTTGTCAGAATGTTAAATTTTGTTTTTAAAAGCAAAATATTGTGATTTTTTATGTGTTAGTAAGATAAAACTTGTATTTTTAGAAAATATAAGCACGTTTGGGCTGTATTTACTTTATAACAAAATCACTTTCAAAAACAACATGATAAGATTGATAGAAAAATTACTTGAATTAAATAATTATGATAAATTAAAAAATGAATTCGAAGAAATCTTTCTCTCTCATCCAAATTACCCAAGTTTATTTGCAATAACAGATACACTAGATTTACTAGCTGTAGAAAATATCGCTGCAAATGTTCCAAAGGATCAATTGTTAGAGCTACCGGAGTCTTTTTTAGCTCTTTATAAAGAAAAGCTGGTGTTGGTGTCTAAAAGCGAAAAAAATATAAAAATTGTTGACCAGGACGAAGTTAAACAAACACTTTTATTTGATGAATTTACTTCAGACTGGAACGGGATAATTGTTGCAATAGAACCTAATGAAAGTAAAATAATAAAAAATAAAAATTATGATCTGAATGGACTAAAGTACATATTCCCTTTATTATTCCTGGTTTTGTTGTCTGTTTTTATGAATTACTATACCTTATTTGATTATATTTTTCTTGGAACTACAATAGCTGGATTAATAGTAAGTGTTTTTATTGCTCAGGAAAATTTTGGAATAAAAAATACAGTTGTTTCTAAGTTGTGTACAATAGGAGCAAATGTTTCCTGTGATTCGGTTATAAAATCAGAAAAAAATAATTTTATTAAAGGAATTAATTTTCCTGAGCTACCATTGATCTTCTTTAGTACAAGTTTACTTTCTTTATTACTTAAGCCTTCAATGTCAAGTGTTTTTCTCGGTTTTTTAAGCGTGCTCTCGTTTCCGGTACTGCTATTTTCATTTTGGATTCAAAAATTTCAAATTCAAAAATGGTGTATTTTATGCTTGGTAACTTCATTTTTAATAGCAATTCAAGGAGTTGTATGGTTTTTTCAAAATGAATTTACTTTAAGTTTTTCTCCTGATATTTTTGTTTTATTCTTCGTTTTGTTAGTCTCCATTTATTCTATTTGGAAATTGATAAAACCATTTATTAAAGATAGTATCGAAGCCGGGCATGGTTTAAAACAGATGAAAAAATTTAAGCGAAGCTATTCTCTTTTTAATTTTCTATCAAAAGAGGTTCCCGTATTAGATGGTTTCGAAGATTTAAAAAGTTTAAACTTTGGGAATAAAGATGCGGATTTGCAATTGTCGATAATTGTTAGCCCAAGTTGTGGACATTGTCATAAGGCATTTCAGGAATCTTTTGCTTTAGTTTCTAAATTTCCCGAGCGCGTTTTTTTGCGAGTTTTATTTAATGTAAATCCCGAAAACAACGATAACCCATACAAAGTTGTCGTTGAAAGATTGTTGACGATCAATAAAACGGAACCGTCTAAAATCACGGAAGCAATTTCGGATTGGCACATTAAAAACTTAGATTTAAAACAGTGGACAGAAAAGTGGAATGTCAATTTGGTAACAATGATGGTAAATTATGAGATTCAGAAACAGTATGATTGGTGTTTCAAGAATGAATTTAATTATACTCCGGTTACCATTGTAAACGGCAGGTTGCATCCAAATGAGTACGATATAAGTGAACTAAAATATTTTCTGAATGAATTTGCAGAAGAAAGTGAAAATTTAGAAAAAATAATAGGACCTCAAAATATTCTTGCGCAAGAGTAGACAGAAGCTTCGACTGTCTTAAAACGATTGAAGTATTAATTATATCAAAAAAAATAACCATGAAAAAGTTAAAAGATTTAAAAGGAATTGTAGTTTTAGGTAAAAATGCATTGAAAGCAATCAATGGTGGTCTGGGAGAAAGATGCGTTGAAGGTGGACCTAGATGTCTTCCTCTAGGAAGTACAAAGTGCGTGAACGGATTTTGTGCGGCAAGAACAGATATGTAATAAACTACTTAAAGTGAGTATATAAACTTAGAACCTGTTTCAATTTTAAGCAGGTTCTAAGCCTTTAAGAATAATAATTAGTAGCTATTTCCTGCTGTACGCTGTATCTTTTAAGGCAGAGAATTTACGTAAAGCGAGAATTTTTTCGATTGCCTAAAAAGGATGCCGCTTCCATCAGGGCTAGAAACTCCGTTTTCAAAAACATCAAACGAAGTTCCTTATAATAGCCAATACATATTGACTTTGGTAATTATAAGCTTTGTTTTATCCGATCAGTTGTGTAAACAAATCCTGACGGTCATTTAAGTATTGAAACTCAAATCCGCTTTGGGTCATGTTCATTTTAATAGCCAGTATATCCTTCTTGTTTTTTAGTTCTAAGCCAACGACAACAGAACCTACTTCCCGGCTGTTTTTCTTAGCAAATTGGAAATAAGTAATATCATCATCAGGGCCTAAAATATTGTTTACAAATTCTTTTAAAGCCCCCGGACGCTGTGGAAATTGAATCATGAAATAGTGCATCAGACCTTCATACAATAAAGAGCGCTCTTTTATTTCGGCTGTTCTTTCAATATCATTGTTACTGCCACTAACCACACAGACTACTTTTTTACCTTTTATCTTATCCTTATAAAAATCTAAAGCGGCAATAGTGAGAGCTCCTGCAGGCTCTACCACCATGGCTTCTTCGTTGTACAAACGCAAAATTGTAGTACAAACTTTTCCTTCCGGTACCAGAACAATATCGTCTAAATTAGTACGGCAGATTTCGAAAGTTTTGTCGCCCACTTGTTTGACAGCGGCACCATCCACAAATTTGTCAATTGTTTTTAAAGCCGTGTTTTTATTTGCTTCGATAGAGTTTTTCATCGAAGGAGCTCCTTTAGGCTCCACTCCAATAATTTTTGTATTAGGGCTTAATTGTTTAAAAACTTCAGACAAACCTGAAGCCAGTCCACCGCCGCCTATCGGAACAAAAACATAATCAATAGGTTCCTTGCAGCTGTCCAGAATTTCTAATCCTACAGTTCCCTGACCGGCAATAACTTTGTCATCGTCAAAAGGATGGATGAATGTTTTTTGATTTTCGGTTGCATCTGCTGTAGCTGAGGCATAGGCATCATCGAAAGTATCTCCGGTAAGTACAATTTCAACAAATGATTTTCCGAACAATTGTACCTGTTTAACTTTTTGTTTTGGAGTGGTTTTGGGCATGTAGATTTTGCCTTTTATTTGTAAAAGATGACAGGAGTAAGCCACGCCTTGTGCATGATTTCCTGCGCTGGCACATACAATTCCGCTTGCTTTTTCGGTTTCGGTTAACGAAGAAATCTTGTTGTAAGCTCCTCTGATTTTATACGATCGTACAATTTGTAAATCTTCTCTTTTTAATAAAATAGTAGATTTAAACTCTTCCGAAAGATTTAAATTTTGGGTGAGTGGAGTAGCGGCAACCACATTTTCAAGTTGCTTTTGAGCAGCAAGTACTTCGTTAAATAAATTCATATTGTTTGTTTTATTTTTTGCCACAGATTCAAAAGATTTTTAATCTGTGACAAAATAATTTAAATAAAAAAACCTCCCGATCTGGGAGGTTTTATAAATTGTATTTTGTTTACTTATTTATATATTACCTCGCCATTATTGCTGAATTGCAATAATAGTAATAGAGATAATAATGTTATTTAAGTTTTTCATTTCAGATAATTGAATCGCAAATGTATTAATTATTTTGAGAAGATTTCAATAACTTTTTTTAGTTTTTGTAAAAAACTGAAAACAGAGACTGAAAACTACTTTTTAACCGGAGGGTATTGTGCCAGAATTTTAGATACAAATTCGGCAACCTTTTCGTCTTTTTTAGCAACGTTTTTGGTTAGCGTTCCAACACCTTCTCCTTGCCAGATCATTTCTTTTTTCTTAGCATCAATCAAATCAATGAATAGAGTTCCTTCGGTAGAAGTAGAAACGGTAGTCTGGTTTCCTCCGTACATCATGTAAGGATTCCATCCCCATCCCCAACCATAACCCCAGCCGGCGCTAAATTGATTTACATTGACTTGTTCTCTTGCTTTAGTAAAAATATTAACTAATAAATCAGGGTTTTCGCTTTTGGTAAAACCTTTGGCTTGCATTTGATCATCGATGGCACGTAAAATACGTCTTTTATCCAAATCAGAGATTTCAACCTTATCAATTCCGGGCTTGAAGAAAGCATACGTTTTGTAAGAGCCAAAATTTACGTTTTTGTCGTAATCAGAGTAAACGCTAACCGTGCTGCATGACGCTAGTATTAAAAGCAAAAAAACGGGTACTAATTTGAATGTTTTCATATGTTTAAAATTTAATGTTCTCTTTGATCTGCCAGACTTCGACTACGCTCAGTCTGACTGAATATAGCCGCTTCAAACTGAGCCTAGCCCTGTTTGACTGAGCGAAGCCCTGTGTCAGACTGAGCGAAGCCGAAGTCCTCATTTTTTCAACCCCGCTCAGCTTAATATTTTTGTCTAAAATAGATTTTCATCTACAATATTAGGCAAAGTTACTTTTAATAAAGGCTGAACTTCCATTGCTCTTTTGATAGCAAAAATTGCTTCGTCATTTCGCGCCCAGCTTCTTCTTGAAATTCCGTTGTTAACATCCCAAAAAAGCATTGAGGCTAAACGCTTTGAAGCCTCTTTGGATCCATCAAGAACCATACCAAAGCCACCATTTATAACCTCTCCCCAGCCAACTCCGCCGCCATTATGTATAGAAACCCAGGTTGCCCCTCTAAAGCTGTCTCCAATCACGTTTTGGATGGCCATATCGGCTGTAAAGCGTGAGCCATCGTAGATGTTAGAGGTTTCTCTATACGGAGAATCTGTTCCCGAAACGTCATGATGATCGCGTCCTAAAACAACTGCTCCAATTTCACCTTTGGCAATCGCCTGATTGAAAGCCTCGGCAATTTTAATTCGGCCTTCAGCATCGGCATATAGAATTCTGGCTTGTGAACCTACAACCAGTTTGTTCTCCTGTGCACCTTTGATCCATTTAATATTATCCTGCATTTGCTGCTGAATTTCATTTGGAGCTGTTTGGGCCATTTCTTCTAAAACCTGACTGGCAATAGCATCTGTTTTCTGTAAATCTTCCGGTTTCCCCGAAGTACAAACCCATCTAAACGGACCAAAACCGTAATCAAAACACATAGGTCCCATAATGTCCTGAACATAACTTGGGTACTTAAAATCAATATTATTTTCGGCCATTACATCAGCACCTGCGCGTGAAGCTTCTAATAAAAAGGCAT
It encodes the following:
- a CDS encoding DUF4230 domain-containing protein, whose amino-acid sequence is MQNLIKRIIVLAIAVLVIVLAFKYCEFKKDDDSTIDYNTNLIQQQILNVGKLVVTEGHFSEVITYKNQQKYLMDMVSFEKKALVVVNANVTVAYDLHKVKYDIDEKNKTITILNIPKEEITINPDIQFYDVEQSKLNPFTGDDYNKINKSVKANLAKKIEKSTLKTNAQNRLISELSKILILTNSMGWKLQYNGKTIQSEKEFSEDLKL
- a CDS encoding aromatic amino acid hydroxylase, giving the protein MNANIETNPLLERLPKHLKQFIKPQDYGDYTPINQAVWRYVMRKNVDYLSRVAHHSYLDGLKKTGIEIDSIPSMYGMNRILTEIGWAAVAVDGFIPPNAFMEFQAYNVLVIASDIRQLEHIEYTPAPDIIHEGAGHAPIIANPEYAEYLRRFGEIGCKAISSHKDYQMYEAIRLLSILKEAEDTPQEKIDEAEKAVADLQNNMGELSEMAQIRNLHWWTVEYGLIGTVDNPKIYGAGLLSSIGESAWCMTENVKKIPYNISAANQNFDITQLQPQLFVTPNFSYLSLVLEEFANKMALRTGGLSGIQKLIHSNALGTIELSTGLQISGVFTNVLEDEGKPIYIQTTGKTALSYREKELVGHGTLTHPHGFGSPIGKLKGFNLAIEDMSPKDLQAYSIVENETVRLEFEGDVIVEGEIITGSRNLHGEIILISFRNCTVTHGETILFQPEWGNYDMAIGKKVVSAFSGPADVNSFDLINTVPKTTTIKAQHTAERDDLEVLYQTVRMTRENKGAVTELKAIFHKLKENHPNDWLLAVEIVELLEHSNEKQLLQEVLVHLDQLKEKRPEVAHLISGGLDLIFDKEAV
- a CDS encoding group III truncated hemoglobin, giving the protein MATLKDISNIEDIKLMVDTFYGKVRKDNLLGPIFNAKLQDRWSEHLEKMYGFWQTILFDVRAYSGSPFPPHKQLPVDKTHFDRWVLIFNTSIDGLFSGTITEEAKMRAANMAYMFNYKIEYFRNPENH
- a CDS encoding vitamin K epoxide reductase family protein; translated protein: MIRLIEKLLELNNYDKLKNEFEEIFLSHPNYPSLFAITDTLDLLAVENIAANVPKDQLLELPESFLALYKEKLVLVSKSEKNIKIVDQDEVKQTLLFDEFTSDWNGIIVAIEPNESKIIKNKNYDLNGLKYIFPLLFLVLLSVFMNYYTLFDYIFLGTTIAGLIVSVFIAQENFGIKNTVVSKLCTIGANVSCDSVIKSEKNNFIKGINFPELPLIFFSTSLLSLLLKPSMSSVFLGFLSVLSFPVLLFSFWIQKFQIQKWCILCLVTSFLIAIQGVVWFFQNEFTLSFSPDIFVLFFVLLVSIYSIWKLIKPFIKDSIEAGHGLKQMKKFKRSYSLFNFLSKEVPVLDGFEDLKSLNFGNKDADLQLSIIVSPSCGHCHKAFQESFALVSKFPERVFLRVLFNVNPENNDNPYKVVVERLLTINKTEPSKITEAISDWHIKNLDLKQWTEKWNVNLVTMMVNYEIQKQYDWCFKNEFNYTPVTIVNGRLHPNEYDISELKYFLNEFAEESENLEKIIGPQNILAQE
- the ilvA gene encoding threonine ammonia-lyase IlvA — translated: MNLFNEVLAAQKQLENVVAATPLTQNLNLSEEFKSTILLKREDLQIVRSYKIRGAYNKISSLTETEKASGIVCASAGNHAQGVAYSCHLLQIKGKIYMPKTTPKQKVKQVQLFGKSFVEIVLTGDTFDDAYASATADATENQKTFIHPFDDDKVIAGQGTVGLEILDSCKEPIDYVFVPIGGGGLASGLSEVFKQLSPNTKIIGVEPKGAPSMKNSIEANKNTALKTIDKFVDGAAVKQVGDKTFEICRTNLDDIVLVPEGKVCTTILRLYNEEAMVVEPAGALTIAALDFYKDKIKGKKVVCVVSGSNNDIERTAEIKERSLLYEGLMHYFMIQFPQRPGALKEFVNNILGPDDDITYFQFAKKNSREVGSVVVGLELKNKKDILAIKMNMTQSGFEFQYLNDRQDLFTQLIG
- a CDS encoding DUF4136 domain-containing protein, with the protein product MKTFKLVPVFLLLILASCSTVSVYSDYDKNVNFGSYKTYAFFKPGIDKVEISDLDKRRILRAIDDQMQAKGFTKSENPDLLVNIFTKAREQVNVNQFSAGWGYGWGWGWNPYMMYGGNQTTVSTSTEGTLFIDLIDAKKKEMIWQGEGVGTLTKNVAKKDEKVAEFVSKILAQYPPVKK